The Spirosoma foliorum genome has a window encoding:
- a CDS encoding lysophospholipid acyltransferase family protein: MIFFRLLSRLPLKVLYGISDVLYFLLFRVIRYRRQVILDNLEHSFPEKSPAEIRLIMKGFYHNLADLFVETLKLPTFSPDELQQHVRVINPELVLEQIQAGKTAIAMTSHQGNWEWLPGPFVLKGIPVDSVYKPLTNPFFNDLMYKIRSSFGAVPTDMHLLPRQMVARKDTPRLIGLMSDQVPDVPEQAYWTDFLHRDTPFYPGAERLARSRNLPVFYMEPVRVRRGYYEISIQLLAEPPYTDLPPGTILERYRDRIEDTIKKYPSDWLWSHKRWKHWRGKYAKVGAKLE; this comes from the coding sequence ATGATCTTTTTTCGATTATTATCCCGTTTGCCCTTAAAAGTACTTTATGGCATTTCTGATGTTTTGTACTTTTTACTATTCCGAGTAATCCGCTATCGACGTCAGGTTATTCTCGACAATTTAGAACATTCTTTTCCCGAGAAGTCCCCTGCTGAGATCCGATTGATTATGAAGGGGTTTTACCATAATCTGGCCGATTTATTTGTTGAAACCCTCAAACTACCCACCTTCTCGCCCGATGAATTACAGCAACATGTTCGGGTTATCAATCCGGAGTTAGTTCTGGAACAGATACAAGCCGGAAAGACAGCGATTGCGATGACATCCCATCAGGGAAACTGGGAGTGGCTTCCAGGCCCTTTTGTACTTAAGGGAATCCCTGTCGATAGTGTATACAAACCACTAACAAATCCATTTTTCAATGATCTGATGTATAAAATCAGGTCCAGTTTTGGTGCTGTCCCTACCGATATGCATTTGTTGCCACGGCAGATGGTAGCCCGTAAAGATACACCCCGGCTCATTGGCCTTATGTCGGATCAGGTACCTGACGTTCCTGAGCAAGCCTACTGGACTGATTTCTTACACCGCGATACACCCTTTTACCCAGGTGCCGAACGACTGGCTCGCAGCCGAAATCTACCAGTATTTTATATGGAACCCGTGCGCGTACGCAGGGGCTATTACGAAATTTCGATTCAGCTTCTTGCAGAGCCGCCGTATACCGATTTGCCGCCTGGAACAATTTTAGAACGTTACCGTGACCGGATTGAAGATACGATAAAAAAATATCCCTCCGACTGGCTTTGGTCGCATAAACGGTGGAAACATTGGCGCGGGAAATACGCGAAAGTGGGCGCAAAGCTGGAGTAA
- a CDS encoding WbqC family protein → MPCLDYMSGLLRFGRVHIEAYEHYQKQSFRNRCTVKTVNKVDALTVPVQHGTRHQPIRDLQIANDQNWQLHHWRCLQAAYGKAPFFEYYAPYFEPVYQKKWTFLFDLNYELLTICLKLLQWRLPLNLTEWYEKTATVGLFDARSKLNPGNSPETYVFHQPVVYPQNFGVDFVPNLSIVDLLFCQGPSASDVLKAGLRE, encoded by the coding sequence TTGCCCTGTTTAGATTATATGTCGGGGCTGTTGCGGTTTGGAAGAGTACACATTGAAGCATACGAGCATTACCAGAAACAAAGTTTTCGAAATCGGTGCACGGTTAAGACGGTTAACAAAGTTGATGCCTTAACAGTGCCCGTTCAACACGGAACTCGTCATCAGCCCATTCGGGATCTTCAGATTGCGAATGATCAAAATTGGCAGTTGCACCACTGGCGATGCTTACAGGCAGCTTATGGGAAAGCTCCTTTTTTCGAATATTACGCTCCTTATTTTGAGCCGGTCTATCAAAAAAAATGGACGTTTTTATTCGATTTAAATTATGAACTGCTGACAATTTGTCTGAAATTGCTACAGTGGCGACTACCATTGAACCTGACAGAATGGTACGAAAAAACAGCAACGGTCGGTCTATTTGACGCTCGATCGAAGCTAAATCCGGGAAATAGCCCTGAAACGTATGTATTCCATCAGCCAGTGGTCTATCCACAAAATTTTGGCGTTGATTTTGTACCAAATCTTAGTATTGTAGACCTGTTGTTTTGCCAGGGACCGTCCGCATCAGACGTGTTGAAGGCCGGCCTTCGGGAGTGA
- the ispG gene encoding (E)-4-hydroxy-3-methylbut-2-enyl-diphosphate synthase: protein MLDSLLTPSSLATLPDSPVLYTPSLTEYIRRKTITVNIGDVPMGSDYPIRVQSMTTVDTMDTLGSVEQSIRMIEAGCEYIRITAPSVKEAQNLENIRKELRARGYTTPLVADIHFTPNAAELAARIVEKVRINPGNYADRKRFEFIDYTDEAYASELERIRAKFLPLIRICKEYGTAMRIGTNHGSLSDRILSRYGDTPAGMVESALEFLRICEDENYYNITLSMKSSNPQVMVQAYRLLVQRLDEEGLKPYPLHLGVTEAGEAEDGRIKSALGIGTLLEDGIGDTVRVSLTEEPEREAPVAQALIDRYTNRAAESKPIPAVNSYPINPFQYTRRTTHEVANFGGQNVPRVIADFSQTPVREHDDLKPIGHFYLPEPDKWRMNDLGADYIYTGSHPAEFMLPNGLKQILDYAVWQTVSDKINTFPLLTIDAYLQANAKKGQLQERLNFVQLTLPKLSAELLEQLRFDKTVVLLIKTDNAHAMPELRRLFVELINQGLTTPVVVQRVYENIPSEDIPLYAATDVGGLLIDGLGDGIMLSSVASVVSGSQTRQNRVSNSVGFENPTPQTNTLKTLNSLSFGILQAARTRITKTEYISCPSCGRTLFDLQETTAHIRQRTDHLKGVKIGIMGCIVNGPGEMADADYGYVGIGRDKIALYRGQQVIKKSVPADRAVDELIELIREDDRWIEPSLVNE, encoded by the coding sequence ATGCTCGATTCGCTGCTTACTCCTTCTTCATTGGCAACATTGCCAGATTCACCTGTTCTATATACCCCTTCGCTAACAGAGTATATCCGCCGGAAAACCATCACGGTCAATATTGGCGATGTACCGATGGGATCTGATTACCCAATTCGGGTTCAATCCATGACAACCGTCGATACAATGGATACGCTTGGTTCGGTGGAGCAAAGTATCCGGATGATTGAGGCCGGTTGTGAGTACATACGGATCACAGCTCCCAGTGTGAAGGAAGCGCAGAATCTGGAGAATATTCGCAAAGAACTTCGGGCACGGGGATACACTACGCCACTGGTGGCCGATATTCACTTCACTCCCAATGCCGCAGAATTGGCTGCTCGGATTGTAGAGAAAGTCCGCATCAATCCCGGCAATTACGCCGACCGCAAGCGCTTTGAATTTATTGATTATACCGACGAAGCCTATGCCTCTGAGCTAGAGCGTATTCGGGCGAAATTTCTACCGCTGATTCGCATTTGCAAAGAATATGGCACAGCCATGCGGATTGGCACTAACCACGGCTCTCTTTCTGATCGGATTCTAAGTCGCTACGGCGATACGCCTGCTGGTATGGTGGAATCGGCCCTGGAATTTCTACGGATTTGCGAAGACGAGAATTATTATAACATTACATTGTCGATGAAGTCGAGCAACCCGCAGGTAATGGTGCAGGCTTATCGATTGCTGGTGCAACGACTAGATGAAGAAGGACTAAAGCCCTATCCGTTACACCTTGGCGTGACTGAAGCGGGTGAAGCCGAAGACGGTCGTATCAAATCGGCACTAGGTATTGGAACACTGCTCGAAGATGGCATTGGTGATACGGTTCGAGTCTCATTAACCGAAGAACCCGAACGGGAAGCTCCCGTTGCTCAGGCTCTCATTGACCGGTACACCAATCGGGCAGCGGAAAGTAAGCCTATTCCAGCGGTAAACTCATATCCGATCAATCCATTTCAATACACGCGTCGGACTACTCATGAAGTGGCCAATTTCGGTGGTCAGAATGTACCGCGTGTCATTGCCGATTTCAGTCAGACGCCCGTTCGGGAACACGATGATTTAAAGCCAATCGGTCATTTTTATTTACCCGAACCCGACAAGTGGCGGATGAATGATCTGGGTGCCGACTATATTTACACCGGTTCGCATCCAGCGGAGTTCATGTTGCCCAATGGACTGAAACAAATTCTGGATTATGCCGTCTGGCAAACTGTTTCAGACAAAATCAACACGTTTCCGCTCCTGACTATCGATGCGTATCTGCAAGCAAATGCCAAAAAAGGGCAGCTTCAGGAACGGTTAAACTTTGTTCAACTAACGCTACCCAAACTTTCTGCCGAACTACTCGAACAACTCCGTTTCGATAAAACGGTTGTGCTCCTGATTAAAACAGATAATGCACATGCGATGCCAGAGTTACGCCGGTTGTTTGTTGAACTTATCAATCAAGGCTTGACAACACCGGTTGTGGTGCAGCGTGTTTATGAAAACATTCCTTCTGAAGATATTCCGCTTTACGCAGCAACCGATGTCGGTGGATTACTGATCGACGGCCTGGGTGATGGGATTATGTTGTCGAGTGTGGCGTCTGTGGTGTCGGGTTCTCAAACCCGACAAAATCGCGTCAGCAATAGTGTCGGGTTTGAGAACCCGACACCACAGACTAACACACTTAAGACCCTCAACAGCCTGTCATTTGGCATTTTACAGGCAGCCCGAACGCGTATTACCAAAACCGAATATATATCCTGCCCATCGTGTGGTCGGACTCTGTTTGATTTGCAGGAAACGACGGCTCACATTCGGCAGCGCACCGATCACCTGAAAGGCGTTAAAATCGGGATTATGGGCTGTATCGTGAACGGTCCCGGCGAAATGGCCGATGCCGACTACGG
- a CDS encoding ATP-dependent Clp protease ATP-binding subunit — protein MEAKFSNRVKEVITLSREEALRLGHDYIGTEHLLLGMIREGEGVAVGLLKKLGISLDELRVTIEQATKGTATNNVKNLANIPLTRQSEKTLKITYLEAKIFKSPLIGTEHLLLSILRDEDNVATQILNKFNINYEVIKEMLEYQSSGTRPVMGPETDDDDNDRGMFGGSSSGSGKDPKGSEKSRTPVLDNFGRDLTKLAEVGKLDPIVGREKEIERVAQILSRRKKNNPILIGEPGVGKTAIAEGLALRIVQKKVSRVLFGKRVVTLDLASLVAGTKYRGQFEERMKAVMNELEKSPEVILFIDELHTIVGAGGASGSLDASNMFKPALARGDIQCIGATTLDEYRQYIEKDGALARRFQMVMVDATSIDETIEILNNIKDKYEDHHHVDYTKEAIEAAVKLSERYISDRFLPDKAIDVMDEVGARVHISNITVPEDILKLEEQIENIKKEKNQVVKSQKYEEAAQLRDKEKRLIDQLERAKQLWEEDTKKRRYKVTEENVAEVVAMMTGIPVTSVSNDEGKKLVNMGDELKGRVIGQQSAIDKLVKAIQRTRVGLKDPKKPIGSFIFLGPTGVGKTELAKVLATYLFDKDDALVRIDMSEYMEKFSVSRLVGAPPGYVGYEEGGQLTEKIRRKPYSVVLLDEIEKAHPDVFNILLQVLDDGILTDGLGRRVDFRNTIIIMTSNIGVRDLKDFGAGIGFSTKKSAETQDELMKSTIQSALRKAFSPEFLNRLDDVIVFNSLQREDIHKIIDLMLGKLLSRVTNLGYTVELTEKAKDFLAEKGYDPQYGARPLSRAIQRYLEDPVAEEILKGELKEGDVILADYSGEGETLTITVKKPEAVVE, from the coding sequence ATGGAAGCAAAATTCTCAAACCGCGTAAAGGAAGTCATCACGCTGAGTCGGGAGGAAGCCTTACGCTTAGGCCACGATTATATCGGCACGGAACACCTCTTGCTGGGTATGATTCGTGAGGGTGAGGGTGTGGCAGTGGGCTTACTGAAAAAACTCGGTATCTCACTCGACGAACTCCGGGTCACTATTGAACAGGCCACGAAAGGAACGGCTACCAACAACGTGAAAAATTTAGCGAATATCCCACTGACTCGTCAGTCGGAGAAGACGTTGAAGATCACTTATCTGGAAGCTAAGATTTTCAAAAGCCCGCTCATTGGTACGGAGCACCTGTTACTGTCGATTCTGCGCGATGAAGACAATGTCGCCACGCAGATTCTCAATAAATTCAATATTAATTACGAAGTCATTAAGGAGATGCTCGAATATCAATCTTCGGGAACCCGCCCGGTGATGGGACCCGAAACCGACGATGACGACAACGACCGTGGCATGTTTGGCGGAAGCAGTTCCGGTTCAGGCAAAGACCCAAAAGGTTCCGAAAAATCTCGGACACCTGTGTTGGATAACTTTGGCCGAGACCTGACTAAACTAGCTGAAGTTGGCAAACTCGATCCCATTGTTGGTCGCGAAAAGGAAATTGAACGTGTGGCCCAGATTCTGAGCCGCCGGAAGAAAAACAACCCGATCCTGATTGGTGAGCCAGGGGTTGGTAAAACCGCCATCGCCGAAGGACTGGCTCTGCGCATTGTGCAGAAGAAAGTTTCGCGGGTGCTGTTTGGTAAGCGCGTTGTTACGCTTGATTTAGCTTCTCTTGTGGCCGGTACAAAATACCGTGGCCAGTTTGAAGAGCGAATGAAAGCCGTAATGAACGAGCTTGAAAAATCACCGGAAGTAATCCTGTTCATCGATGAGTTGCACACAATTGTAGGTGCAGGCGGTGCCTCAGGTTCACTCGATGCGTCGAATATGTTCAAACCAGCTTTAGCGCGGGGCGACATTCAATGTATTGGTGCCACAACCCTCGATGAATATCGTCAGTACATTGAGAAAGACGGCGCTTTGGCCCGTCGTTTCCAGATGGTAATGGTCGATGCTACGTCGATTGATGAAACCATCGAAATTCTGAACAACATCAAGGACAAATACGAAGATCACCACCACGTCGATTACACCAAAGAAGCTATTGAGGCTGCGGTGAAACTGTCGGAACGGTATATCTCGGATCGGTTCCTGCCTGATAAAGCAATCGACGTAATGGACGAAGTGGGTGCTCGTGTGCACATTTCGAACATCACCGTTCCTGAAGATATTCTGAAGCTTGAAGAGCAGATTGAGAATATCAAGAAGGAGAAAAATCAGGTTGTTAAAAGCCAGAAGTACGAAGAAGCTGCTCAGCTTCGCGATAAGGAAAAACGCCTGATCGATCAACTTGAGCGGGCAAAACAACTCTGGGAAGAAGATACCAAGAAACGTCGTTATAAAGTTACCGAGGAGAATGTGGCCGAAGTTGTGGCTATGATGACCGGTATCCCTGTAACGAGCGTATCGAACGATGAAGGCAAGAAGCTTGTCAACATGGGTGATGAACTGAAAGGCCGCGTAATTGGTCAACAGTCAGCCATCGACAAGCTGGTGAAAGCCATTCAGCGAACACGCGTTGGTCTGAAAGATCCGAAGAAACCAATTGGTTCGTTTATCTTCCTTGGCCCAACGGGCGTAGGTAAAACGGAGCTTGCGAAAGTATTAGCTACGTACCTGTTCGACAAAGACGATGCACTGGTTCGTATCGACATGTCGGAATACATGGAGAAATTCAGCGTAAGCCGTTTGGTTGGTGCACCTCCGGGCTACGTCGGTTATGAAGAAGGCGGTCAGTTGACGGAGAAAATTCGTCGGAAACCATACAGTGTTGTGTTGTTGGACGAAATCGAAAAAGCACACCCAGATGTATTCAACATTCTGTTACAAGTGCTTGACGATGGTATCCTGACCGACGGTCTGGGTCGCCGGGTTGATTTCCGAAACACGATCATCATCATGACCTCGAACATTGGGGTTCGTGATCTGAAAGACTTTGGTGCAGGTATTGGTTTCTCAACCAAGAAATCGGCCGAAACGCAGGACGAATTGATGAAGAGCACGATTCAAAGTGCGCTCCGTAAAGCGTTCTCGCCTGAGTTCCTGAACCGTCTGGATGATGTGATTGTGTTTAACTCGCTCCAACGCGAAGACATCCACAAAATCATTGACCTGATGTTGGGCAAGCTCCTGAGCCGTGTTACGAACCTGGGCTATACCGTTGAACTAACAGAAAAAGCGAAAGACTTCCTGGCCGAAAAAGGATACGATCCTCAATACGGTGCTCGTCCGTTGAGCCGTGCTATCCAGCGCTACCTCGAAGATCCCGTTGCAGAAGAAATTCTGAAAGGGGAGTTGAAAGAAGGCGACGTAATTCTGGCCGACTACAGTGGCGAAGGCGAAACACTAACAATTACAGTGAAGAAGCCTGAAGCAGTGGTTGAATAA
- a CDS encoding lysophospholipid acyltransferase family protein, whose amino-acid sequence MIFFRLLSRLPFGILYGISDVLYFVIVYVVRYRQQVVLENLRLSFPEKSPAAIRLIANDFYRNLTDILVETIKLSSISPCELKKRFHYTNPELIKNFLTEGQTVICTGSHQCNWEWVPSAAVIIDIPVDSVYKPLTSPKMEKIMQEVRASHGAVPTPMNLLPRQMVVRKDIPRVIALVADQVPDVPEQGYWMDFLHRDTPFYPGTERLARSRNLPVFFLELIRVRRGYYEGTFKLIAEPPYTNLPQGAILEDYRDKLQASICKHPSDWLWSHKRWKHWRGKYAKVCAKLE is encoded by the coding sequence ATGATATTTTTTCGACTTTTGTCCCGTTTGCCTTTCGGTATTCTGTATGGCATTTCGGATGTCTTATACTTTGTTATTGTCTACGTAGTTCGCTATCGTCAACAGGTCGTTCTGGAAAATTTACGGCTCTCGTTTCCTGAGAAATCTCCGGCAGCCATTCGTTTAATTGCAAACGATTTTTATCGTAACCTGACTGATATACTCGTCGAAACGATCAAGCTATCTTCTATCTCTCCTTGTGAATTAAAAAAGCGGTTTCACTATACTAATCCAGAGTTAATTAAGAATTTTCTGACTGAAGGGCAAACCGTAATCTGTACTGGTTCGCATCAGTGCAATTGGGAGTGGGTACCGTCGGCAGCGGTCATTATTGATATTCCAGTCGACAGTGTCTATAAGCCGTTAACCAGCCCCAAAATGGAGAAGATCATGCAGGAGGTTCGCGCCAGTCATGGTGCCGTTCCAACACCAATGAACTTGCTACCTCGCCAGATGGTCGTGCGCAAAGACATTCCGCGTGTCATTGCGCTTGTCGCCGATCAGGTGCCTGATGTACCGGAACAGGGCTATTGGATGGATTTTCTACACCGCGACACGCCTTTCTATCCGGGTACCGAACGACTGGCCCGTAGTCGTAACTTACCTGTGTTTTTTCTGGAATTGATTCGGGTGCGCCGGGGCTATTACGAAGGAACGTTCAAGCTCATTGCAGAGCCTCCTTATACCAATCTGCCGCAGGGGGCTATTCTGGAAGACTACCGAGATAAACTACAAGCCAGCATCTGTAAGCACCCCTCCGACTGGCTCTGGTCGCACAAACGGTGGAAACACTGGCGCGGGAAATATGCCAAAGTGTGTGCGAAACTTGAGTAA
- a CDS encoding GMC oxidoreductase, with translation MDIPQIKKAPVTYDVAIVGSGAGGGMAAYMLAKAGAKVILLEAGGYYDPADPKYITQLKWPWESPRRGASTEFRSGGDFDAAWGGWEIDGEPYSAKDGTEFGWFRSRMLGGRTNHWGRISMRFGPDDFRRRSLSGVGDDWPIAYEDLKPFYDRVDRLIGVFGSVENFPNEPDGIFLPPPKPRLHELMIRKGARSIGIPVIPSRLSILTKPINKERGSCFYCRQCNRGCQAYADFSASSVLCIPAVKTGNVTLVNGAMVREVLTDPQTGLATGISYVDKGSLQEITVKAKAVMLGASTCESARILLNSKSPRFPNGLANSSGVVGKYLNDSTGASRSGFIPALMDRKRYNEDGVGGMHVFTPWWLDNKKLDFPRGYHIEYGGGMGMPGAGYGGGIESQNGSIAGRDGKMKPAGGYGAGLKDDYRRFYGAYVSMSGRGEPVPLESNYCEIDPNKVDKYGIPTLRFHYKWSDYEVKQAKHMQDTFEEIIHAMGGTPLGPKPGPNTAHGYGLAAPGRIIHEVGTVRMGNDPQKSALNKFQQAHDVKNLFVVDAAPFVSQGDKNVTWTILASAMRTSEYLIDQVKQKNI, from the coding sequence ATGGACATCCCACAAATCAAAAAGGCTCCTGTTACCTACGACGTTGCGATTGTTGGTTCGGGTGCGGGTGGCGGTATGGCCGCTTACATGCTGGCCAAAGCAGGCGCAAAAGTGATTCTGCTCGAAGCAGGTGGCTATTACGACCCAGCTGACCCAAAATACATTACCCAACTCAAATGGCCCTGGGAGTCCCCCCGGCGTGGCGCAAGTACCGAGTTCCGTTCGGGTGGCGATTTTGATGCGGCCTGGGGTGGTTGGGAAATTGATGGCGAGCCTTATTCGGCCAAAGATGGTACCGAATTTGGGTGGTTTCGGTCCAGAATGCTCGGGGGAAGAACAAACCACTGGGGCCGTATCTCCATGCGATTTGGTCCCGACGATTTTCGGCGCCGTTCGCTATCGGGTGTTGGCGACGACTGGCCAATTGCGTATGAAGATCTTAAACCTTTTTATGACCGGGTAGACCGTCTGATCGGTGTTTTTGGATCTGTTGAGAACTTTCCGAATGAACCCGATGGCATTTTTCTTCCTCCTCCCAAGCCACGTCTCCATGAGTTGATGATTCGGAAAGGGGCCAGAAGCATCGGGATTCCGGTTATTCCATCACGACTAAGTATTCTGACCAAACCGATAAACAAAGAACGGGGCTCCTGTTTTTATTGTCGCCAATGTAATCGGGGCTGCCAGGCTTATGCCGATTTTTCGGCTTCGTCGGTACTCTGTATTCCAGCCGTTAAGACTGGAAATGTAACGCTTGTCAACGGAGCCATGGTCCGTGAAGTGCTTACCGATCCACAAACGGGTCTGGCAACGGGCATTAGTTATGTAGACAAGGGTTCGTTACAGGAAATTACCGTAAAGGCTAAAGCTGTGATGCTGGGAGCCAGCACCTGCGAATCGGCCCGGATACTTCTTAATTCTAAATCTCCTCGATTCCCTAATGGCTTAGCTAACAGCAGTGGTGTCGTAGGAAAATACCTAAACGATTCAACGGGTGCCAGCCGATCTGGTTTTATACCTGCTTTAATGGATCGTAAGCGCTACAACGAAGATGGCGTTGGCGGCATGCACGTGTTTACGCCCTGGTGGTTGGACAACAAGAAGTTAGACTTCCCCCGTGGGTACCATATTGAGTACGGCGGTGGTATGGGAATGCCTGGTGCAGGCTATGGTGGAGGAATAGAATCACAGAACGGTTCGATTGCAGGTCGTGATGGAAAAATGAAACCCGCTGGTGGCTATGGCGCAGGCCTCAAAGACGATTACCGTCGATTCTACGGCGCTTACGTTAGCATGTCGGGAAGGGGTGAGCCAGTCCCTCTCGAAAGTAACTATTGTGAAATCGATCCGAACAAGGTTGATAAGTACGGCATTCCGACTCTGCGTTTTCACTACAAATGGTCGGATTATGAAGTGAAGCAAGCTAAACATATGCAGGATACCTTCGAAGAAATTATCCATGCAATGGGCGGCACTCCACTAGGTCCCAAACCAGGTCCTAACACAGCACACGGATACGGTCTAGCCGCTCCTGGACGGATTATCCATGAAGTCGGTACAGTTCGCATGGGCAACGACCCACAAAAATCGGCGCTGAACAAATTCCAACAAGCGCACGATGTGAAAAACCTGTTCGTTGTCGATGCCGCTCCATTTGTGTCACAGGGCGACAAAAACGTAACCTGGACCATCTTGGCCAGTGCTATGCGTACGAGCGAGTATCTGATTGATCAAGTGAAACAGAAGAATATTTAA